The Raphanus sativus cultivar WK10039 chromosome 6, ASM80110v3, whole genome shotgun sequence sequence acaaaaaaaattctttttatattttctattttaagatatatatttttctaaaataagaaacatattaaattttagtgtATGTACATAAATtacttttttgaaattttacatttatattagttttattatattattttggcgTATATAAAATCGGTTTCATAGAATTTAAATGtggttttagatatatttttactaaatcttatttaaaaatagagaaattgccaaaaataccattttcatagtaccacttttcatgtttacactaatcacttttaccactacttttaatgaagggtctagatttaaaggtttaggatttagggtttagatttgatgttttagggtttaaggtatatagtttagggtttagagtttaggatttagggtttagagttaaggatttagggtttatagtttagactttagggtttagggtttaggatattgaatttagggtatatagtttagggtttagggtttagagttgaagattttgggtttagggtttagaattggaggtttaggaattagaatttgggattagaattttgaaaaacatataaaaataaagatataagagtctttaccattttaataaataaggtatttttgaaaatgtgtcatttgtggtggtaaagatgaataatggtaccttgaaagtggtatttttgaaaattccccttaaaaatataaaaacaattcaTTTGCGTCATAGTTTGAAGATTATTTTCGTGAaaccatatatttataaaagattttttaaaagttgttattttattattttatcgatctGCGTCGGTCGAACCTGGAGCCAAAGAAATCTATTAATTTATGGTAGTATTAATTAATAGAGTTTATATTGTACACAGGGAAAGACGGGAATTCAAATGTGTTAGCCGTAACCGTCGTTGTGCCTATTGTAGTAATTGTTCTGCTTTTCGGAGCTTGTTATTGCTTCATAGCAAAGAGGGCAAAGCAGACATCTGATTCTGCACCAGACTTTGATGGTAAAGATTCGACTGGTTAACACTGGGTTAGATTAATTTGTtcgttctttttattttatttttatgatttgtaTAATGACTTTCATCGTCCACAGGAGATGGGATAACAACCATAGAGTCGTTGCAACTTGATTATAGAACAATTCAAGCTGCAACAGAtaatttttcagaaaataataaGATTGGTCGAGGTGGATTTGGTGAAGTCTACAAGGTACTATAATTACTTTTGATTCTTTAACTCCGCCAGAGGTTGTGTAcctttttttagaaattttggaTAAAAAGATGATGCTGTTAAAACGAATAGGGCACATTTTCAAATGGGACTGAAGTTGCAGCAAAAAAACTGTCAAAATCTTCAGGACAGGGTGATCTAGAGTTCATGAAcgaggttgttgttgttgcaaaGCTTCAGCACAGAAACTTGGTTAGGCTTCTCGGATTTTCTCTAAACCGAAAAGAAAGGATATTGGTCTATGAGTATGTGCCTAACAAAAGCCTTGATTACTTCCTCTTTGGTCAGTTGAATTTATTACCTTTGTTTCGATGCTTTGCACTGCAAATCTTTAGAATTAAGTTAATTCATGGATGTGTGTGTACACAGACACTGCAAAGCAAGGCCAACTGGACTGGCCTCGACGATTCACAATCATTGAAGGGATTGCTCGGGGGATTCTATATCTTCATCAAGATTCACGAATCACAATCATACACCGTGATCTGAAGGCAAGTAACGTACTCCTAGATGCGGATATGAATCCAAAAGTTGCTGATTTTGGAATGGCAAAGATCTTTGGAATTGACCAAACTCAGGGGAACACAAGCAGAATAGTTGGTACCTTGTAAGTCCTAACTTATCATAAGTGAAGTTTTTCAGACATGATTTTTCCAATATACCAAAGTTTTGTTGTGGATTGTAGCGGTTACATGTCTCCTGAATATGCGATGCATGGCCACTTCTCAATGAAATCAGATGTCTATAGCTTTGGAGTGTTAGTTCTTGAGATTATAAGTGGTAAGAAGAACAGCAAATTCTATGAGATAGACGGTGGGCATGACTTGGTCACATATGTAAGTTCAATGGCAATCAAGTTGTGTATTTACCTCTTTTGCAGTAAGCAACAGTCACAAGAACTGATTGATTGATATTCTAGGTTTGGAGGCTTTGGAGTAACGGAACAACATTAGACATTGTGGATCCagttattttagataatttccAAAAGAGTGAAGTGCTTCGATGCATCCATATCGGTCTTTTATGTGTTCAAGAAGATCATATAGTGCGGCCGACCATGAGAACTATTTTAATGATGCTCACTAGTAATACAGTGACTTTACCAGTGCCTCGACAACCAGGTTTTTTCGTTCAGAATAGGCCCCAAAAAGACCCGCTTGATTCAGATCAATCAAGGACAAGCAACTCTGTTCCAGCTGGGTCTTTCGATGATGCATCAGTCACTGAGGTATCTCCTCGCTGAGTACGGTCTTTACCTTCAAGCTTGAGCCAGATGGTAGTTACATATTCAAAGAGGTTGTCAACATGGTTTATCTATTCTATCAAAAGATATGTCAtgatttcttttatgttttatattttaaaatggacTTTTCATTAGAAAATTGTTTACATCAATATTTTGTATTTGCATTAAAAAATCCTATCAATAAATATCTATTtaacacaaatataatattCATTAATGCtaaattttaattcattgaCACTTAACTCTAACCTAACAATCTTACCTTATggcaaagaagagaaaagataAAGACAGTAAGTTTCatcacaaactttttttttaaaacttatttcaTCATAACTTGAAAGGGCTTTCCATTCACTGGAATTTTTGGGAGGATTGGGTGTGCATGGTCGGTTATGTGAGCCCAGGTGTTGATTTTTGAACATTTATCGATACAACTATTCTCATCGTGTCACTTGATTATGACCACGAGGTGAAGCGATGTCAAGCGTCTATACGCGACGTCAACGGAGAACCGAAGCAACAGTTTTCTAGGGTTGATGGGAGTGTTcacgaggaggaagaagaagaagaagaagcagtaAGAAAGAAATCTTTTGATGGTGACGACGAGGATGATGACGGTTCCGATCCGTTTGCTGGTTTGTTTGATGATGAGCATAAGAGTATTCTTGAAATCAAAGAGAGACTTGAAATCATgatctgtttttcttttcttttgaatttaGATTGATTCTTTTGTGTTCAgattcagttttaaaaaaacGAATTGGTTGTTTGTTGTTTCAGTCTGAACAAGCTTTGGTTGAGCTGGTAATGAATCGGGAAGATATGGACATAACATTCCAAGCTCTTGAGGTAGTAAACTGAATCATAAAATGCTACACTTTTGCTTCCTCAGTTATTCATAGTTTATGATGTTTGGTCACTTTAGGAAACTAATATTGGGAGGCATGTGACTCGAGTTTGGAACTCGGAAGCATCCATCGAACAATGTTCAATGATAGCTATACAACATGCAGTGCCGGTCTAATGTATTATACTGCCCCAAGCTAAATTTAGAATTATGCCCTTAtacaaattttatcaaaaacttcaatagattttatatagttttttttttgtgatatgATAATAATACTCGTTTTTTTCAGAAACAAATCAAGCACTTCAATATCTTTTTTAACTTCCACAAGTATTGATTCtcgaaaaatatttagtttcatAAATAAACCATCATCAACTATGTTACGGCATCAAAAATTTAACACAGTTTcctagtttaaataaaatattggcAAACAACAAACTAGTCAAGTACCTTGTTACAACAAAAATGATGAAGTAAAAACTAAAGCAGTggaaactaaattatataatcaacAGACAAAAAGGTAAGGGAAAAAATTGGGATCAGTAacatttaactaattttttcacaaattttatatgtataaaaatttctgaaaattatgCCCATTTTATTTGGATGCCCTAATCGTCGGTTTGGGTGGCTTGCCCTCTGGGCCGGCCCTGACAACATGTCAAGTTACAATCACATTCAAAAAAGCTTGCCACTCTTGAATTCTAATTTATTTCTAACTTGTGTTATTCACATGCTACGCATGGGTCAATATAACTGTATTTTAAGCCAACGTTCAAAAAAAGATAactgtattttaaattatttgattataaaaCTGTAATTTCGGatgttaaaaatgtaatttcatttattaatcAGAATAAATACTTACTATTAcatttgataaattattattttaattaaatactatataaatatagatatgaATTGTGAGGTAGTTATAGTCAAACTATAAAGTTGGCAACGGTACACAAATATTTctggtatttatttttttgacaaataatatttacaaataatatttctagcactgtttaaaaatgaatatatatatatatatatatatacacatgtaaatatagtttaaattattatatttgattcattcagtttctttgttttagtcttgtaaataattttttcatatgaagtataaatttgtattttgatACAAAATAATAGTTATGATAAATTATGATAAACAATATTGAAATTTATACTTACTTTTTGATATCTTCAGACCTAATATAAAGATGGAATAGCAAAATCAATGATGAGAAATAATATCCATATttagtagttacaaaaaaaaactattttaagatTATTCTCAAACATTTCTTCATCCTCCAAACTccaaaaaacttatattttaagGGCTAcaccttttcttcttttatttctttttgtttcttattaatgGCTACAatgttttatttcaaatatgttttcttcatctgtagtatgaaaaaaaaacaatttatagaaaAAAGTGGAGAAATATTTTGTTATCTTATTTGCTGATAAATATACTCAGTTAGTGTTATTTTCAGTCtgaaatattttagtatttgggatctcttttttttttttgcatataagTATTTGGGATCTCGTAGTGTGAGCTTGAGGAAACTGTGAGAGTAAGAACAAAAAGGAAGTGCATTAAAATTTTTGAGACGTTATATTGATAACCACAATATTTGAAACTATGAAGAATATAGAGAAAAGTGAAGAGCAGTTTGGTGAAGTTGATGACGATTGCAGAATATGTAGCGAAGAATACAGTTTGCTAAAAAAACAGTTTGATCGTGAAAAAGTAGACAAAGATGGGATCAAAATTCTGAGAAAAATTAGGAAGCTAGATATTTTGAATTGAAGAAAAATAAGGATTAAAAAGAtcaatacattattttttaaagttttttttttgaaaattaataccgGTCATGTGATTTgtgttttagtatataaaagATAAAGGGTAATTAATTCGATCTACGACTGATGTATAGAAATAAACTCAGAAGTAAGTTTGAATATAAGTATTGATCCATCCCtttcttattatttgaggagaccaatATAAAACTAACCTTCActtcatgtgtgatttacatgagtgccatttcctatgtggcaGCCTCACAATCTCTCTCATCCATATTTTAACATAACCTTTAGCTTACTAGAATTATTACAACATATGCCATTACATTACAATATTATTGTGACCAATATTGATGAATTATCACACGATTCATGTTTgcttattttaagtttttatgttCAATTCCACCGCGTATAAAAAGTGTATCATTTGGTTTACTCATCAATTTAATAACTGAAATTTGATAGTTGTCTATTATATTGTATTGTAcgtatgaaaatatttttgaggTCTATATTGTTCACATACAACTTCTGTCTAGGTGACAAATACAATTTATGACGTTacgttatatttatatttttttttgaactgaagatatttatatttatatgttttctgaTGATCATAACCatgaaaacacatatttttatatgtttgcaACTTCTGACATTacataatattaacatatttttttatattacatatcTAGAATTATAACAAACagctaaatatataaatacacaGACGCTCACttcagtttatataaaaaataaaaaattataaaacacagTTCTGGTTAGATTTTCCGATGTATAATATTGAAAGAATGATCTAGGTTTTATCTTTGTCAATACACCTGATGTTAGTTCATTTGATAAGATATATtgaattttgataaaaaaacatataataaactattttgatttaattattaCACATGTAGACTATGTTTATGTGCCAAACCCAATAAATAGAGCACTGATTTGCTGGATATATTTGCCCGAACCTGATAAACGAATATTAACTCTCGCAAATCGCGAATTATATTAATTGATACACTTTATGTGTTTTCCTAAAACAACTAGGA is a genomic window containing:
- the LOC108808583 gene encoding cysteine-rich receptor-like protein kinase 15 isoform X2 — translated: MSSCSSCTFLFLFSFLTSYGASAQNPQNPQNPYFLDLFCPNTTRNSTYFTSNRENVLSSLRDASYYTGFQNATAGQAPNKVNGLFLCRGDVLQEVCRNCVTYSVNQILARCPNGNEAVIYFEECILRYSHKNIFSVLTLEGEHIRMNGNNISLSQEVRFRGQVSFMLNLAASEAANNSRKFYTTKANFTKVQTLYVLAQCTPDLTRQDCLTCLRSSINGMPLNRYGGRLLWPSCNTRYELNLFYNETANRTSPPRSGKLPFLCLFYSSRISNISLPGKDGNSNVLAVTVVVPIVVIVLLFGACYCFIAKRAKQTSDSAPASSTGDGITTIESLQLDYRTIQAATDNFSENNKIGRGGFGEVYKGTFSNGTEVAAKKLSKSSGQGDLEFMNEVVVVAKLQHRNLVRLLGFSLNRKERILVYEYVPNKSLDYFLFDTAKQGQLDWPRRFTIIEGIARGILYLHQDSRITIIHRDLKASNVLLDADMNPKVADFGMAKIFGIDQTQGNTSRIVGTFGYMSPEYAMHGHFSMKSDVYSFGVLVLEIISGKKNSKFYEIDGGHDLVTYVWRLWSNGTTLDIVDPVILDNFQKSEVLRCIHIGLLCVQEDHIVRPTMRTILMMLTSNTVTLPVPRQPGFFVQNRPQKDPLDSDQSRTSNSVPAGSFDDASVTEVSPR
- the LOC108808583 gene encoding cysteine-rich receptor-like protein kinase 15 isoform X1, which encodes MSSCSSCTFLFLFSFLTSYGASAQNPQNPQNPYFLDLFCPNTTRNSTYFTSNRENVLSSLRDASYYTGFQNATAGQAPNKVNGLFLCRGDVLQEVCRNCVTYSVNQILARCPNGNEAVIYFEECILRYSHKNIFSVLTLEGEHIRMNGNNISLSQEVRFRGQVSFMLNLAASEAANNSRKFYTTKANFTKVQTLYVLAQCTPDLTRQDCLTCLRSSINGMPLNRYGGRLLWPSCNTRYELNLFYNETANRTSPPRSGKLPFLCLFYSSRISNISLPGKDGNSNVLAVTVVVPIVVIVLLFGACYCFIAKRAKQTSDSAPASSTGDGITTIESLQLDYRTIQAATDNFSENNKIGRGGFGEVYKGTFSNGTEVAAKKLSKSSGQGDLEFMNEVVVVAKLQHRNLVRLLGFSLNRKERILVYEYVPNKSLDYFLFDTAKQGQLDWPRRFTIIEGIARGILYLHQDSRITIIHRDLKASNVLLDADMNPKVADFGMAKIFGIDQTQGNTSRIVGTFFVVDCSGYMSPEYAMHGHFSMKSDVYSFGVLVLEIISGKKNSKFYEIDGGHDLVTYVWRLWSNGTTLDIVDPVILDNFQKSEVLRCIHIGLLCVQEDHIVRPTMRTILMMLTSNTVTLPVPRQPGFFVQNRPQKDPLDSDQSRTSNSVPAGSFDDASVTEVSPR
- the LOC108808583 gene encoding cysteine-rich receptor-like protein kinase 15 isoform X3, with the translated sequence MSSCSSCTFLFLFSFLTSYGASAQNPQNPQNPYFLDLFCPNTTRNSTYFTSNRENVLSSLRDASYYTGFQNATAGQAPNKVNGLFLCRGDVLQEVCRNCVTYSVNQILARCPNGNEAVIYFEECILRYSHKNIFSVLTLEGEHIRMNGNNISLSQEVRFRGQVSFMLNLAASEAANNSRKFYTTKANFTKVQTLYVLAQCTPDLTRQDCLTCLRSSINGMPLNRYGGRLLWPSCNTRYELNLFYNETANRTSPPRSGKDGNSNVLAVTVVVPIVVIVLLFGACYCFIAKRAKQTSDSAPDFDGDGITTIESLQLDYRTIQAATDNFSENNKIGRGGFGEVYKGTFSNGTEVAAKKLSKSSGQGDLEFMNEVVVVAKLQHRNLVRLLGFSLNRKERILVYEYVPNKSLDYFLFDTAKQGQLDWPRRFTIIEGIARGILYLHQDSRITIIHRDLKASNVLLDADMNPKVADFGMAKIFGIDQTQGNTSRIVGTFGYMSPEYAMHGHFSMKSDVYSFGVLVLEIISGKKNSKFYEIDGGHDLVTYVWRLWSNGTTLDIVDPVILDNFQKSEVLRCIHIGLLCVQEDHIVRPTMRTILMMLTSNTVTLPVPRQPGFFVQNRPQKDPLDSDQSRTSNSVPAGSFDDASVTEVSPR